In the genome of Flexistipes sinusarabici DSM 4947, one region contains:
- the atpA gene encoding F0F1 ATP synthase subunit alpha: MQIRAEEISKIIKDQIENFEQKVQVEEVGTILSAGDGIAKVYGLDNAMAGELVEFPGGVYGIVFNLEEDNVGIVIMGDYEHIKEGDVVKRTGRIASVPVGEALVGRVVNPLGQPLDGKGKIETDEYDDIEKIAPGIVKRQPVEEPLQTGIKAIDSMIPIGRGQRELIIGDRQTGKTAVVIDTILNQKDEDVICVYVAIGQKRSTVARVVDTLEKHGAMDYTIVVSATASEPAPLQFIAPFAGCTMGEYFRDRGKHALLIYDDLSKQATAYRQLSLLLRRPPGREAFPGDVFYLHSRLLERAAKFSDEYGAGSLTALPIIETQAGDVSAYIPTNVISITDGQIYLETDLFNSGIRPAVNVGLSVSRVGGSAQIKAMKQVAGRLRLDLAQYRELAAFAQFGSDLDAATQAQLNRGERLVELLKQGQYEPIAVEEQVLSIFTGVNGYLDDIAVEDITRFEKELISFAKSNHPDVLESIKKEKKLSDELTEKLEKLVEEFKKQFSS, translated from the coding sequence ATGCAGATCAGGGCAGAAGAAATAAGTAAGATCATTAAAGATCAGATTGAAAACTTTGAACAAAAAGTTCAGGTGGAAGAAGTCGGCACAATTTTGAGTGCCGGTGACGGTATAGCAAAAGTTTATGGTCTTGATAATGCAATGGCCGGAGAACTGGTTGAGTTTCCCGGAGGTGTTTACGGAATCGTTTTCAACCTCGAGGAAGATAATGTTGGTATCGTTATTATGGGCGATTACGAGCATATTAAAGAAGGCGATGTCGTAAAAAGAACGGGAAGAATCGCTTCCGTGCCTGTTGGTGAAGCCCTTGTGGGAAGAGTTGTTAACCCGCTTGGCCAGCCGTTGGACGGCAAGGGGAAAATAGAAACAGATGAATATGACGATATTGAGAAAATTGCTCCCGGTATTGTTAAAAGACAGCCTGTGGAAGAACCGTTGCAGACAGGTATAAAAGCTATTGACTCGATGATTCCGATCGGAAGAGGACAGCGGGAGCTCATTATCGGTGACAGACAAACCGGTAAAACCGCTGTTGTTATTGATACGATTTTAAACCAGAAAGACGAAGATGTAATCTGTGTTTATGTGGCAATCGGTCAGAAACGTTCGACAGTTGCAAGGGTTGTGGATACACTGGAAAAGCATGGAGCCATGGATTACACTATTGTTGTTTCAGCTACTGCAAGTGAGCCGGCTCCGCTGCAGTTTATTGCACCTTTTGCCGGATGTACAATGGGAGAGTATTTCAGAGACAGAGGCAAGCACGCTCTGCTTATCTATGACGACCTTTCCAAGCAAGCCACTGCTTACAGACAGCTTTCTCTGCTTTTAAGAAGGCCGCCCGGGCGTGAAGCTTTTCCCGGCGATGTGTTTTATCTTCACTCAAGACTTTTGGAGAGAGCTGCTAAATTCAGCGATGAATACGGCGCAGGTTCGCTAACTGCTTTACCTATAATAGAAACACAGGCCGGAGATGTTTCAGCTTATATTCCAACAAATGTTATTTCAATTACGGACGGTCAGATATATCTTGAAACCGATCTTTTTAACTCCGGTATTAGACCTGCTGTAAATGTTGGTCTTTCAGTTTCAAGGGTTGGTGGTTCAGCTCAGATTAAAGCCATGAAGCAGGTGGCGGGAAGACTCAGGCTGGATCTTGCCCAGTACAGAGAACTTGCAGCTTTTGCACAGTTCGGTAGTGATCTTGACGCAGCAACTCAGGCTCAGTTAAACAGAGGTGAGCGGCTTGTTGAGCTGCTTAAACAGGGACAATATGAACCCATTGCCGTTGAGGAGCAGGTGCTTTCAATCTTTACCGGTGTTAACGGTTATCTTGATGATATAGCAGTTGAGGACATAACCCGTTTTGAAAAAGAGCTTATCTCTTTTGCCAAATCAAATCACCCTGATGTGCTTGAGAGTATCAAGAAAGAGAAGAAACTTTCGGATGAACTGACAGAGAAATTGGAAAAACTTGTTGAAGAATTCAAAAAACAGTTTTCTTCTTAA
- the atpH gene encoding ATP synthase F1 subunit delta, with protein sequence MISTVISKRYAGALFEIASGENSVSRVLDELQNLIDFYYSNAEFRELVKNPLIPKESKSAVFSELKDKGVISDLLLSFTKLLVEKNRLEELENIVESFSDIYRESRGEAVADVRSVIDMDEKVKDELVSKLNEITGKKVSVQVEKDPSLLGGFLAKIKSTQYDASVKGQLEKLKEEMTG encoded by the coding sequence TTGATAAGTACTGTTATATCGAAACGTTACGCCGGTGCTTTGTTTGAGATAGCTTCGGGGGAGAACAGTGTCAGCAGAGTTCTGGATGAGCTTCAAAATCTGATTGATTTTTATTATTCCAATGCTGAATTCAGAGAACTGGTAAAAAATCCTCTGATCCCTAAAGAAAGTAAAAGTGCGGTTTTTTCAGAACTGAAGGATAAAGGTGTTATATCTGATCTTTTACTATCTTTTACGAAGCTTTTGGTGGAAAAAAACCGTCTTGAAGAACTGGAAAATATAGTTGAAAGCTTTTCAGATATTTACAGAGAAAGCAGGGGCGAGGCTGTAGCTGATGTCAGGTCAGTAATTGATATGGATGAAAAGGTTAAAGATGAATTGGTTAGTAAACTCAATGAGATAACAGGGAAAAAGGTTTCCGTGCAGGTGGAAAAAGATCCGTCGCTGCTTGGTGGTTTTCTGGCTAAAATTAAGAGTACCCAATACGATGCCAGTGTTAAAGGGCAGCTTGAAAAACTGAAAGAAGAAATGACAGGTTAG
- the atpF gene encoding F0F1 ATP synthase subunit B, whose translation MNRLVLLFNILLLPSMLMAAEGGGSHGPDFMGLVWRIIVFVVFVAILYKLLKDPFINFLDNRTKQIEESIENAEKAKENAEIELTNYKLKLQQMEKELQTMKERAKKQADSERKNILEDAENNIAKLKKSTEDMIQSDLDRAKAELREEAAKLAFELAEQKIEKRLTDDMQKRLVKNYIAKIGVTN comes from the coding sequence ATGAATAGATTGGTTCTTTTATTTAATATATTGCTTTTACCTTCAATGCTGATGGCAGCAGAAGGGGGCGGCAGTCACGGCCCTGATTTTATGGGGCTCGTATGGAGAATTATTGTGTTCGTTGTTTTTGTGGCGATTCTTTACAAACTTTTAAAAGATCCGTTTATTAACTTTTTGGATAACCGAACAAAGCAGATAGAAGAATCGATCGAAAATGCCGAAAAAGCAAAAGAAAATGCCGAAATTGAGCTTACGAATTATAAACTTAAGCTACAGCAGATGGAAAAAGAGCTGCAGACAATGAAAGAGCGTGCCAAAAAGCAGGCAGATTCCGAAAGAAAGAACATTTTGGAAGATGCAGAGAATAACATTGCTAAATTAAAAAAGTCGACAGAAGATATGATACAGTCTGATCTTGACAGAGCTAAGGCTGAGCTTAGAGAAGAAGCTGCAAAACTTGCTTTTGAACTGGCCGAGCAAAAGATTGAAAAACGTCTTACCGATGATATGCAAAAAAGACTGGTTAAAAATTATATTGCTAAAATAGGAGTGACAAATTGA
- a CDS encoding ATP synthase F0 subunit B has product MISIDSTLLIQIVNFLIILFIGKKMIINPVLNTVEKRDEKIESLNSEAAKLRSEVEKHKNEYEEKFEQVKQEAADYHKQVKDEAVQEAEKMYAKVKTEMDEKLENARKELDKQKEEAKASLRSDAENMAEEIVDKIIGKVA; this is encoded by the coding sequence ATGATTAGTATTGATAGTACTTTATTGATTCAGATTGTGAACTTTCTTATTATTTTATTCATTGGCAAAAAGATGATAATTAACCCTGTTCTCAATACAGTGGAAAAGCGTGATGAGAAAATAGAGTCTCTTAACAGTGAGGCTGCAAAGTTGAGATCAGAAGTTGAAAAGCATAAAAATGAGTATGAGGAAAAATTTGAGCAGGTGAAGCAGGAAGCAGCAGATTACCATAAGCAGGTTAAAGACGAAGCTGTTCAGGAAGCAGAAAAAATGTACGCCAAGGTTAAAACAGAAATGGATGAGAAGCTCGAGAATGCAAGGAAAGAGCTTGACAAACAGAAAGAGGAAGCAAAGGCATCGTTGAGGTCTGATGCAGAGAATATGGCTGAGGAAATAGTGGACAAAATTATTGGTAAAGTGGCGTAA